A region of Allocoleopsis franciscana PCC 7113 DNA encodes the following proteins:
- a CDS encoding creatininase family protein, which yields MLLHLCTWTEVEAYLKQSSGIILPIGSTEQHGPTGLIGTDAICAEAIAKGVGEATNALVGPTINVGMALHHTGFPGTISLQPSTLIQLVRDYLSSLTRAGFTKFFFINGHGGNIATLKAAFAESYAHLTDLNIPNAEHVQCRVANWFTCASVYKLAKELYGNQEGSHATPSEIAVTQYLYPESIKDIPLLTSAASGHTIYGAVDFRRRYPDGRMGSNPSLATPEHGRQFYELSVKELSSCYLEFLSAD from the coding sequence ATGTTGCTACATTTGTGTACTTGGACAGAGGTTGAGGCTTACCTAAAGCAGTCTTCAGGAATTATTTTGCCCATTGGCTCCACAGAACAACATGGGCCGACAGGGTTAATTGGCACCGATGCGATTTGTGCAGAAGCGATCGCAAAGGGTGTGGGCGAAGCCACTAACGCTTTAGTTGGCCCAACCATTAACGTCGGGATGGCACTGCATCATACGGGATTTCCCGGCACGATTAGCTTGCAACCGAGCACGCTCATTCAGCTAGTTCGAGATTATCTCAGTAGTTTGACCAGAGCCGGATTTACTAAATTTTTCTTTATTAATGGTCACGGGGGTAATATTGCTACGTTGAAGGCGGCTTTTGCCGAGAGTTACGCTCACTTAACAGACTTAAATATTCCTAATGCAGAACACGTTCAGTGTCGCGTTGCTAATTGGTTTACCTGTGCTTCTGTCTATAAATTAGCGAAAGAGTTGTATGGCAACCAAGAGGGTTCCCATGCCACACCCAGCGAAATTGCCGTTACTCAGTATCTCTATCCTGAATCGATCAAGGATATCCCCTTACTCACCTCTGCCGCTTCCGGACATACGATCTATGGTGCAGTAGACTTTCGACGGCGCTATCCCGATGGACGAATGGGTTCTAACCCATCTTTGGCGACGCCGGAACATGGAAGACAATTTTATGAGCTGTCGGTGAAGGAATTGAGTAGTTGCTATTTGGAATTTTTGAGTGCGGATTGA
- a CDS encoding winged helix-turn-helix domain-containing protein, producing the protein MLSLDLPQSPTRPELTQATRILVVEDEDLIREMLVLALEEEGFEVTTAIDGRTALSLLQDAEPADGEFQYDLLILDLMLPQINGLDLCRLLRYQGNFVPILILSAKASETDRVLGLEVGADDYLTKPFSMRELIARCRALLRRQRLSALPQTPMLQMREVILYPQECRVMVRGKEVNLSPKEFRLLELFMSYPRRVWSREQLIDQIWGPDFLGDTKTVDVHIRWLREKLEQDPSQPEYLITVRGFGYRFG; encoded by the coding sequence ATGCTTTCTCTCGATCTACCGCAGAGTCCTACCCGTCCAGAGCTGACGCAAGCGACGCGAATTCTGGTCGTGGAAGACGAAGATTTAATTCGGGAAATGCTTGTTCTAGCTTTAGAAGAAGAAGGCTTCGAGGTGACCACTGCCATCGATGGGCGCACTGCACTATCACTGCTTCAAGATGCAGAGCCAGCGGACGGAGAGTTCCAGTATGACTTACTTATCTTGGATTTGATGTTGCCCCAGATCAATGGTTTAGATCTGTGTCGCTTGTTACGTTATCAGGGTAATTTTGTCCCTATCTTGATTCTCAGTGCCAAAGCCAGTGAAACCGACCGGGTTTTGGGGTTGGAAGTCGGCGCAGATGACTACCTGACCAAACCTTTCAGTATGCGGGAGTTGATTGCCCGTTGCCGTGCCTTACTGCGTCGTCAGCGCTTGAGTGCCTTGCCTCAAACACCCATGCTGCAAATGCGGGAGGTTATCCTCTATCCTCAAGAGTGCCGCGTCATGGTTCGGGGGAAAGAAGTTAACTTATCACCCAAGGAATTCCGGCTTTTAGAACTATTCATGAGTTATCCTCGCCGAGTTTGGTCACGTGAACAGTTAATCGATCAGATATGGGGACCCGATTTTTTGGGTGACACAAAAACAGTGGATGTTCATATTCGCTGGTTGCGGGAAAAATTAGAACAAGACCCCAGTCAGCCAGAATATCTGATTACAGTTCGGGGTTTCGGCTACCGCTTTGGTTAA
- a CDS encoding iron uptake porin, with the protein MSKLIWNTLKASPILLVVSLLVTPSARATQYSIDPVISTHTVTVIPREPAASVQPSDRQTNQPSQSQIVASSPTQTAIAAQPTVETLSQLPESTLIQPSVSPLMPKEASGNLKSTQTILAQQVPPPESSTTEVLQQIQQYNSGIKADSLDQVTNVNQLSDVRPTDWAYEALRSLVERYGCIAGYPDGTYRGNRAMTRYEFAAGVNACLQQMERIIQSSTENFVTKPDLETIQRLVNEFRTELTALGGRVDQIEGRVASLEAQQFSTTTKLRGEAVFAISDLFGDRAGSQAGNPEYTNDEAVFQNRVRLNFDTSFTGKDLLRTRLQAANIEPFGPLTAPSGPGLNVTREGRFAIEAGGNNNVALDKLFYRFPVNDIAQVYLFANQGKFEDVTSTLNPSLEGNGTGALSRFGRYSPIYYMGGQSQGAGVSIGVKNPIRLDLAYLTDGGNNPNEKFGLFDGNHSALAQVTYKPSNALSLGATYVNTYDRSNLRHGTGSIASQMQWQNPVNVANRNNPVVGNSYGLEASFAFSPQVILSGWGAYTNATVIGKGNADIWTYGATLAISDVGSKGSTLGLIVGMEPKLTGSDSTVGPFLVGSGGRRSDRDTGLHIEALYKYKLSPNILITPGVIWLTAPGHDSRNDDIFIGTVRTTFTF; encoded by the coding sequence ATGTCAAAACTGATCTGGAACACTCTCAAAGCGTCTCCGATTCTTCTGGTAGTTTCTCTACTAGTCACCCCCAGCGCACGAGCGACCCAGTATTCAATCGATCCAGTTATTTCTACGCACACAGTAACTGTTATTCCCCGCGAACCTGCGGCTTCTGTACAACCTAGCGATCGCCAAACCAATCAGCCATCTCAATCTCAAATTGTTGCCAGCAGCCCGACGCAAACAGCCATTGCTGCTCAACCCACTGTTGAAACCTTAAGCCAACTACCCGAAAGTACACTCATCCAGCCCTCAGTTTCCCCGTTGATGCCAAAGGAAGCGAGTGGCAACTTGAAGAGCACCCAAACTATCCTGGCGCAGCAGGTACCACCTCCTGAGAGCAGCACCACTGAGGTTTTGCAGCAAATTCAACAATATAACAGTGGCATTAAAGCTGACTCCCTCGACCAAGTCACCAATGTCAACCAACTGTCTGACGTAAGACCGACGGATTGGGCTTATGAAGCACTGCGAAGTCTGGTCGAGCGTTATGGCTGTATAGCAGGTTACCCCGATGGCACCTACCGAGGCAACCGGGCAATGACGCGCTATGAATTTGCCGCTGGTGTGAATGCTTGTTTGCAGCAAATGGAGCGCATTATTCAGTCCAGCACGGAAAACTTCGTTACTAAGCCAGACTTAGAAACTATCCAGCGACTCGTGAATGAGTTCCGCACCGAACTAACCGCTTTGGGAGGGCGAGTGGATCAGATCGAAGGACGGGTGGCATCCTTGGAAGCTCAGCAGTTCTCGACAACGACGAAGCTACGGGGAGAAGCCGTCTTTGCTATTAGTGATTTGTTTGGCGATCGCGCAGGCTCTCAAGCTGGAAATCCGGAGTACACTAACGACGAAGCCGTCTTTCAAAACCGGGTGCGACTCAATTTCGACACCAGCTTCACCGGCAAAGACTTGTTACGCACTCGCCTTCAGGCTGCGAACATTGAGCCATTTGGCCCTCTTACAGCGCCGAGTGGTCCGGGACTCAACGTCACCCGCGAGGGTCGATTTGCCATTGAAGCAGGCGGGAATAATAATGTCGCACTTGATAAATTGTTCTATCGCTTTCCCGTTAACGACATTGCCCAAGTTTATCTGTTTGCCAATCAAGGCAAGTTTGAGGACGTTACCTCTACACTGAACCCTAGCTTGGAGGGCAATGGTACTGGTGCCCTATCCCGCTTTGGTCGCTATAGCCCCATTTATTACATGGGAGGACAGAGTCAAGGGGCTGGAGTCTCAATTGGTGTAAAAAACCCGATCCGCCTAGACTTGGCTTACTTAACAGATGGGGGGAACAATCCCAACGAAAAATTTGGTCTATTTGATGGCAACCACTCCGCTCTTGCTCAGGTTACCTATAAGCCCAGCAATGCCTTGAGCTTAGGAGCGACCTATGTTAATACCTACGATCGCTCCAACTTACGTCATGGTACGGGTAGTATCGCGTCTCAGATGCAGTGGCAGAATCCTGTCAATGTGGCAAATCGCAACAATCCGGTTGTCGGTAACTCCTACGGTCTCGAAGCTTCTTTTGCCTTCTCGCCCCAAGTGATCCTGAGTGGTTGGGGAGCCTATACTAATGCCACTGTTATTGGCAAAGGTAATGCTGATATCTGGACTTATGGCGCGACGCTTGCCATCAGTGACGTTGGTAGTAAAGGCAGTACGCTAGGCTTGATCGTCGGCATGGAACCCAAGCTCACGGGTAGCGACAGTACGGTAGGGCCTTTCTTAGTGGGGAGTGGTGGGCGCAGAAGCGATCGCGATACGGGTTTGCATATTGAAGCTCTATACAAGTACAAACTCTCGCCCAATATTCTCATCACTCCTGGTGTGATCTGGCTGACGGCACCCGGTCATGATAGCCGCAACGACGACATCTTTATTGGTACAGTCCGAACCACATTTACGTTCTAA
- a CDS encoding iron uptake porin — MSTLFWKILRLSPVLLGASLFFCGSAYAQENASEQTVGNSTEVTVAPSTELPQTLVIASRTIAPQNISEPTVASGTDQAALPESTVEVSTQLPEITQTQPSISPVTPTDPSVNFNRADSTLAQQVPASDKTTAESAEVLQQIQQYQENDAGSPAEALDQVTNVTQLSDVRPTDWAYEALRSLVERYGCIAGYPDGTFRGNRAMTRYEFAAGLNACLQQIERIIGGGGNEFATKADLETLQRLVDEFRTELTALGGRVDQLEGRVAFLEDHQFSTTTKLRGEAIFAISDLFGGQDRAGNDYARDETVFQDRVRLSFDTSFTGKDLLRTRLQAGNFNDFGPLTSSPGPGVGITREGRLGFAADTGNSVEIDRLFYRFPLGNFGQAYLLASGVPFEDIVDVVNPGLDSSGTGALSRFGRFSPIYRMGGQGTGAAITLGGGKRPLRFDAVYSTNEGSNPDEGAGLFDGNYSALAQLTFKPFDAFKIAATYVNSYTGSGIGLNHSTGSLASNVRVNGSPVVGNSYGLEASFAFSPQLILSGWGAYTAARVIGVGDADVWTYGGTLSINDFGKKGSSLGFVVGMEPKLTGTSSAVLASGIGGLQAGRRSDRDTSLHLEGFYKFRLSPNILITPGVIWLTAPGHDSRNDDIFIGTLRTTFTF; from the coding sequence ATGTCAACCTTGTTTTGGAAAATTTTAAGGCTCAGTCCAGTCCTACTGGGAGCTTCTCTATTCTTTTGTGGGAGCGCTTATGCTCAAGAGAATGCGTCTGAACAGACAGTAGGAAATTCTACTGAAGTTACGGTGGCACCGTCAACTGAGCTGCCTCAAACTCTAGTTATTGCTAGCCGCACCATTGCTCCCCAAAATATTTCTGAGCCAACAGTAGCCAGCGGCACTGACCAAGCGGCACTTCCTGAGAGTACAGTTGAAGTCTCAACCCAACTACCTGAGATTACACAGACCCAACCCTCCATTTCCCCAGTAACCCCAACAGACCCTAGCGTCAATTTCAACCGCGCCGACAGTACCCTGGCTCAGCAGGTACCCGCCTCAGACAAGACAACGGCTGAATCTGCCGAAGTTTTGCAGCAAATCCAGCAATATCAAGAAAACGATGCTGGAAGTCCTGCTGAGGCTCTTGACCAAGTTACCAATGTTACCCAACTGAGCGACGTCAGACCGACGGATTGGGCTTATGAAGCGCTACGCAGTTTAGTTGAGCGCTATGGTTGTATTGCAGGTTATCCCGATGGTACCTTCCGGGGCAACCGAGCCATGACACGCTATGAATTTGCGGCTGGATTGAATGCCTGCCTACAGCAAATTGAGCGGATCATCGGAGGTGGTGGTAACGAATTCGCGACTAAAGCAGATTTAGAAACGCTGCAACGGCTGGTTGATGAATTCAGAACAGAATTAACCGCCTTAGGTGGGCGAGTGGATCAGTTGGAAGGACGGGTAGCGTTCTTAGAAGACCATCAGTTCTCGACAACCACCAAGCTACGCGGGGAAGCTATCTTCGCTATTAGCGATTTATTTGGCGGACAAGATCGGGCGGGGAACGATTATGCCAGAGACGAGACAGTCTTCCAAGACCGAGTACGGCTTTCCTTCGATACTAGCTTCACCGGGAAAGATTTGTTGCGGACTCGTCTTCAGGCCGGGAATTTTAATGATTTTGGTCCCCTCACGAGTTCTCCTGGTCCAGGTGTTGGTATCACGAGAGAGGGTCGATTGGGATTCGCTGCTGATACAGGCAACAGCGTTGAGATCGATCGATTATTCTACCGCTTTCCATTGGGAAACTTCGGTCAAGCATACCTCCTAGCCAGTGGGGTTCCCTTTGAAGACATTGTGGATGTAGTTAACCCTGGCTTAGACTCAAGTGGCACGGGTGCTTTGTCTCGCTTTGGTCGTTTTAGCCCCATCTATCGTATGGGAGGTCAGGGGACAGGGGCTGCAATAACCTTGGGTGGAGGAAAACGTCCTCTCCGTTTTGATGCAGTTTATTCGACTAATGAAGGCAGCAATCCTGATGAAGGTGCTGGTCTTTTTGATGGCAACTACAGTGCTTTAGCCCAGCTAACCTTTAAGCCATTCGATGCCTTCAAAATCGCTGCAACTTACGTGAATTCGTACACCGGCAGCGGCATAGGACTCAATCACAGTACGGGGAGTCTTGCTTCTAATGTCCGAGTCAATGGTAGTCCTGTGGTCGGCAACTCCTACGGTCTAGAAGCCTCTTTTGCCTTCAGTCCTCAACTAATTTTGAGTGGCTGGGGTGCATACACGGCTGCCAGAGTGATTGGTGTTGGTGATGCAGATGTTTGGACCTACGGCGGCACACTCTCAATCAACGACTTTGGCAAGAAAGGTAGCTCGCTCGGTTTCGTGGTGGGTATGGAACCCAAGCTTACGGGTACAAGTAGTGCAGTTCTCGCCAGTGGGATTGGTGGTCTCCAAGCCGGACGTCGCAGCGATCGCGACACCAGTCTCCACCTGGAAGGCTTCTATAAGTTCAGACTATCCCCCAATATTCTCATCACTCCTGGTGTAATCTGGCTGACGGCACCCGGTCATGATAGCCGCAACGACGACATCTTTATCGGTACCCTCCGAACCACATTCACCTTCTAG
- a CDS encoding iron uptake porin, with protein MKRSKISRNILLTSPAIFSGILLIFSSVVATAQETQSIAVSSDANTSISVTPVELLPSVSTAQVPENNSVATAALSIQQKEHVEQPFQQSFANTNSTDLPIETAQKSSEEQIEETGIPTGEIITPYSEVETSQNDPLDQVTNVSQLSDVRPTDWAYEALRSLVERYGCIAGYPDGTFRGNRAMTRYEFAAGLNACLQQVERLTQTGSQGLLTKADLETLQRLVDEFRSELTVLGTRVDTLEGRVAFLEDHQFSTTTKLVGEAIFGVADAFGDDIDGQVNTVLHDRVRLNFLTSFSGKDQLQIRLQAGNATPLLARAGVTLQDGSSGTQEGRFTYDGDANNNVFIDILRYRFPLGKTATVQILANNALHHYYADTVNPYLEGLAGGENAISRFAERNPIYRIGPFGAGAALAIKPSNNLRVDLGYISNTASNPGSDNGLFNGNYSGIAQVVLGNRFKIGFTYVHAYDDGSNTDGDGANRFALGGTGTAFANLNPAQLARVTNLPASVLSRPVVSNSYGIQTSLGFSPKFLINGWVGLTEARLIGLGDADIWNFAVGFVFPDLGKKGNIAAIVAGAEPTLRGLNVPGGTRNFNRDFAYHIEGFYKFKVNKNISITPGVIWLTSPNQNDSNSDAIIGTIRTTFIF; from the coding sequence GTGAAACGATCAAAAATTTCCCGAAATATTCTGCTAACTAGCCCAGCCATTTTTAGTGGAATACTGTTAATATTCAGCTCAGTAGTAGCAACGGCACAGGAAACTCAGTCTATCGCTGTGTCTTCCGATGCCAATACATCCATATCGGTAACACCTGTTGAACTCTTGCCATCGGTTAGTACGGCTCAAGTTCCTGAAAACAATTCAGTTGCCACCGCCGCTCTATCTATACAGCAAAAAGAACACGTTGAACAGCCTTTCCAACAATCATTTGCTAACACAAATTCAACGGATTTACCGATAGAAACGGCTCAAAAATCTAGTGAGGAGCAGATAGAGGAAACAGGTATCCCGACTGGGGAAATAATAACTCCCTATAGCGAGGTTGAAACTTCGCAAAACGATCCGTTGGATCAAGTAACCAACGTCTCTCAACTCAGTGATGTCAGACCAACTGATTGGGCCTATGAGGCGCTACGCAGTTTAGTAGAACGATATGGTTGTATAGCAGGTTATCCCGACGGCACCTTCCGAGGCAACCGAGCTATGACGCGCTATGAATTTGCCGCAGGTTTGAATGCTTGCTTGCAGCAAGTGGAGCGTTTGACTCAGACTGGAAGTCAAGGATTGCTCACTAAAGCAGATTTAGAAACGCTACAACGGTTGGTGGATGAATTCCGATCCGAATTGACCGTCTTGGGAACCCGTGTCGATACCCTAGAAGGTCGTGTAGCGTTCTTAGAAGACCATCAATTTTCTACAACAACCAAGCTGGTTGGAGAAGCAATTTTCGGCGTTGCTGATGCATTTGGAGACGATATTGACGGTCAAGTCAATACAGTCCTTCATGACCGGGTTCGGCTCAATTTTCTCACCAGTTTTAGTGGAAAAGACCAGTTACAAATTCGGCTCCAAGCGGGTAATGCTACACCGCTTTTAGCCAGAGCAGGTGTCACGCTCCAAGATGGATCGAGTGGTACCCAAGAAGGGCGATTTACCTATGACGGAGATGCTAATAACAATGTGTTTATCGACATCTTGCGTTACCGTTTCCCTTTGGGAAAAACAGCCACTGTTCAAATTTTGGCGAACAACGCCCTACACCATTACTATGCAGACACCGTTAACCCCTACCTCGAAGGGTTGGCAGGTGGAGAAAATGCCATCTCGCGATTTGCAGAACGTAACCCCATTTACCGCATTGGTCCCTTTGGCGCGGGTGCGGCTTTAGCAATCAAACCAAGCAATAACTTAAGAGTTGACTTGGGCTACATCTCGAATACAGCGAGCAATCCCGGGTCAGACAATGGTTTATTTAATGGCAATTATTCGGGAATTGCTCAAGTTGTTTTAGGGAATCGGTTTAAGATTGGATTCACTTACGTACATGCCTATGATGATGGTAGTAACACCGATGGTGATGGAGCCAATCGTTTTGCTCTCGGTGGTACGGGTACCGCTTTTGCCAATCTCAATCCAGCCCAACTGGCAAGAGTCACGAATCTTCCAGCCTCGGTCTTAAGTAGACCGGTTGTGAGTAACTCCTACGGGATACAAACTTCTTTGGGATTTAGCCCTAAGTTTCTCATTAATGGTTGGGTGGGTTTAACAGAAGCTCGTCTGATTGGTTTAGGGGATGCTGATATTTGGAACTTTGCAGTCGGTTTTGTCTTTCCTGATTTGGGCAAAAAAGGTAATATTGCTGCGATTGTTGCGGGTGCCGAACCCACTCTCCGAGGGCTAAATGTTCCGGGGGGTACGCGAAACTTCAATCGGGATTTTGCTTATCACATTGAAGGGTTTTACAAGTTTAAGGTCAACAAAAACATTTCCATCACTCCAGGTGTGATCTGGTTAACTTCTCCCAATCAAAATGACAGCAACAGTGATGCGATTATTGGCACGATTAGAACAACGTTCATTTTTTAA
- a CDS encoding sensor histidine kinase, with product MTLLAFLLGLAVGIGFCLWQRQRLQRQLEQMLGVLQTDSSSKALSAVSRLRQEIALANEHRAKLEEKLQTGRRLLEVAPFGYLQVDEENRLLWCNEQARQLLQIDRWEPGQLRLLLELVRSYELDQLIEQTRHQQKPTIQEWVFHPPCLDGEAMGDVQLLTLRASSWPLPHGQVGVFLENRQPLVELAQSRNQWFSDLAHELRTPLTSIRLVAEALQGRLENPARRWVEQLLHETNRLINLVQNWLELSNLEKNPSKSLTYQSVELRSLIQSTWQTLEPLAQQKQLCLAYFGLDTVWLRADEARLTQVFLNLFDNSIKHSFPQVTIQVEVTRLEAPAVDSEVEVRVDSFPLGNASNGLEGETSGSLIQIDIIDSGAGFTESDLPHVFKRLYRGDPSRQKSPSTSEPCTIAVSSGSGLGLSIVQQIIQAHGGTVQAKNHPETKGAWLQIKLPDRKNLL from the coding sequence ATGACCCTACTGGCATTTTTACTGGGTCTGGCTGTGGGAATTGGGTTTTGTCTCTGGCAAAGGCAACGACTCCAACGGCAACTAGAACAAATGTTGGGTGTATTACAGACAGATTCCTCTAGCAAAGCCCTATCAGCCGTTTCTCGCTTGCGACAAGAAATTGCCCTAGCCAATGAGCATCGAGCAAAGCTGGAAGAAAAACTGCAAACAGGGCGGCGATTGCTAGAGGTAGCGCCTTTCGGATATTTGCAGGTCGATGAAGAGAATCGGTTGCTCTGGTGTAATGAGCAAGCGCGTCAGTTGTTGCAGATTGATCGATGGGAACCTGGACAGCTACGCTTACTCCTAGAACTTGTGCGTTCCTACGAACTCGATCAACTCATTGAACAAACTCGTCATCAGCAAAAACCGACGATCCAAGAATGGGTTTTTCACCCTCCTTGTTTAGATGGGGAAGCGATGGGGGATGTGCAATTGCTTACCCTACGTGCTTCGAGTTGGCCTCTCCCTCACGGACAAGTGGGAGTTTTTCTAGAAAATCGGCAACCTCTCGTCGAACTTGCTCAATCCCGCAATCAGTGGTTTTCAGACTTAGCCCACGAACTGAGAACGCCTCTAACTTCAATTCGCTTGGTGGCGGAAGCTTTACAAGGGCGTCTGGAGAATCCTGCACGCCGTTGGGTTGAACAACTGCTGCACGAAACTAACCGACTGATCAACCTTGTCCAAAATTGGCTGGAACTCAGCAATCTGGAGAAAAACCCTAGCAAAAGTCTCACTTATCAGTCTGTCGAACTGCGGTCTTTAATTCAGTCCACTTGGCAAACCCTGGAACCTTTGGCGCAGCAAAAGCAACTGTGTCTTGCCTATTTTGGCCTGGATACTGTCTGGCTGAGAGCAGATGAAGCCCGTCTCACCCAAGTTTTTCTGAATTTATTCGATAACAGTATTAAACACAGCTTCCCTCAAGTAACCATTCAAGTTGAAGTGACTCGCCTAGAAGCACCAGCCGTCGATAGTGAGGTTGAGGTGAGGGTTGATTCTTTCCCCTTGGGCAATGCCTCCAACGGGCTAGAGGGCGAAACTTCAGGCTCACTGATTCAAATCGATATCATTGACTCAGGCGCTGGCTTTACCGAATCAGACTTACCTCATGTGTTTAAGCGGCTTTACCGAGGAGATCCCTCACGGCAAAAGTCACCCAGTACATCTGAGCCTTGTACCATAGCTGTAAGCAGTGGTAGTGGCTTAGGACTCTCCATTGTCCAACAAATTATTCAAGCCCATGGAGGTACTGTGCAGGCGAAAAATCATCCGGAGACGAAGGGGGCTTGGTTACAAATTAAACTACCCGATCGCAAAAATTTACTATAA
- the phoU gene encoding phosphate signaling complex protein PhoU, whose translation MSLSSGSSNSERLHFQRSLRRLEQDVLRMGALVEHSFRMSHQALFSQNLEAAQALPLLDKQIDRYYRHIELECATLMTLEAPVAQDLRLLSAFMQLVRDLERIGDYAEDLAEIALKLLPYPRHDCLPQIEVMSHHAQAMLATSLVALADLDANAGRSIKELDDKVDTAYDTLYHTLAHQQNIIGVVEPILLLALVIRHLERMADHATNIGQRVTYIVTGHR comes from the coding sequence GTGAGTCTATCTTCTGGAAGTAGCAATTCTGAACGTCTTCATTTTCAGCGCAGCCTCAGGCGCTTAGAGCAAGATGTCTTGCGTATGGGCGCATTGGTTGAACACTCTTTCCGCATGAGTCACCAAGCTCTATTCTCCCAAAACTTGGAAGCGGCTCAAGCCCTTCCTTTACTCGATAAGCAAATTGATCGCTACTATCGCCACATTGAGTTAGAGTGTGCCACACTGATGACGCTCGAAGCCCCCGTGGCTCAGGACTTACGCCTCCTTAGCGCGTTTATGCAGTTGGTGCGAGACTTGGAGCGAATTGGCGATTATGCCGAAGATTTAGCCGAAATTGCCCTTAAGCTCTTACCTTACCCCCGTCATGATTGCTTACCTCAGATTGAGGTGATGTCTCATCATGCTCAAGCGATGCTCGCTACGAGTTTAGTCGCATTAGCTGATTTAGACGCTAACGCTGGGCGATCGATTAAAGAACTAGATGATAAAGTCGATACGGCTTACGACACACTTTACCACACCCTAGCTCATCAACAGAATATTATTGGGGTTGTGGAACCGATTCTTTTGTTAGCTCTCGTCATTCGTCATTTGGAACGCATGGCTGATCATGCCACCAACATTGGTCAACGTGTGACTTACATTGTCACAGGCCACCGATAG